A region of Moorena producens PAL-8-15-08-1 DNA encodes the following proteins:
- a CDS encoding esterase/lipase family protein gives MSVPTRTPLPIILIRGFGGLNIQEEQRLTYQGFNQGTVYEHKKGTNEIYEGLILSFLKSDWQYQDATNVVTFSSQEIEDEPALPRKLNSLQKMLQDGKPLPSSLQWLKDNGIFDKFKRLKEETYTLNYPDKTEQKRYFSGDKVVINPEMSEYFLESIKEPWRSIWVFRYYDLKERKFDTYGNALVRLIYLIRELTANQAGVKPKVNIIAHSMGGLIAREAVQVTYPSLGLKAEDYINKIITLGTPHQGITFQILEDWLGFGGELGAQEELERFNLKNQSKLNNPYSFQNFEKHFPLERLLTIVGTNYKSYNFRQASFLNRVFSPRYEFGSNYNRSDGLVKQFSAQIPGAPRTFIHKSHGGFDSVITSREAFEVATRFLFGNVRSRLRFVKGQITRGKDWFGKSEFFLGVSIKPRLVDFELFHQSEAAENCYGPFIKEDLTDENPAFTWADGKNLIWEGYLNTISILEDESIPAQEKDMVLRLDFYVGERDLLGLGFSDNVIFRKQYYIQVLIAKTPIELYLHTDEKFAQPDFTVNPADKMKEVDGAWEFQVQDTGFEGTFQIEIDSIPEDGHPEPFLSGIR, from the coding sequence ATGTCTGTACCTACCCGTACTCCTTTACCAATTATCCTAATTCGTGGGTTTGGCGGTCTCAATATTCAAGAGGAACAGCGCTTAACCTATCAGGGCTTTAACCAAGGCACCGTCTATGAACACAAAAAGGGAACAAATGAGATTTATGAAGGATTAATCCTAAGTTTTCTCAAGTCAGACTGGCAATACCAGGATGCCACTAACGTCGTGACCTTTAGTAGTCAGGAGATTGAAGATGAACCAGCCCTGCCTCGGAAACTAAACTCTTTGCAGAAAATGCTCCAGGATGGCAAACCCCTGCCATCATCACTTCAGTGGTTAAAGGATAATGGTATTTTCGATAAATTTAAGCGCCTCAAAGAAGAAACCTATACTCTAAACTATCCAGACAAAACTGAACAAAAAAGATATTTTTCAGGGGATAAAGTAGTCATAAACCCAGAGATGTCAGAATACTTTTTGGAGTCTATCAAAGAGCCTTGGCGCTCCATTTGGGTATTTCGCTACTATGACCTAAAAGAGCGTAAATTTGACACCTATGGTAATGCATTGGTGCGTCTGATCTACTTAATTCGTGAACTAACCGCAAATCAAGCAGGTGTTAAACCTAAGGTTAACATCATCGCCCATTCTATGGGTGGATTAATCGCTCGTGAAGCAGTTCAAGTCACCTATCCCAGCCTTGGTCTTAAGGCCGAAGACTACATCAATAAAATTATCACTTTGGGCACTCCTCACCAAGGCATTACCTTCCAAATTTTAGAAGATTGGCTGGGGTTTGGGGGAGAACTAGGTGCTCAAGAAGAATTAGAGCGCTTTAATCTCAAAAATCAAAGTAAGCTCAACAATCCCTATTCGTTCCAAAATTTTGAGAAACACTTTCCCTTAGAACGACTTTTAACTATTGTTGGCACCAACTATAAATCTTACAATTTCCGGCAAGCCTCCTTTCTCAACCGCGTTTTCTCCCCGAGATATGAGTTTGGTTCTAACTATAACCGTAGTGATGGCTTAGTTAAGCAATTCTCTGCCCAAATTCCTGGGGCACCCCGTACCTTTATCCACAAATCCCACGGTGGTTTCGACTCCGTGATTACTTCCCGGGAAGCATTTGAAGTAGCAACGCGCTTTTTGTTTGGGAATGTGCGATCGCGTTTACGTTTTGTCAAGGGCCAAATCACTCGGGGTAAGGATTGGTTTGGCAAAAGTGAGTTCTTTCTGGGAGTATCCATTAAACCCCGTCTGGTGGATTTTGAACTGTTCCACCAGAGTGAGGCTGCGGAAAACTGCTATGGTCCGTTTATTAAAGAGGATTTGACCGACGAAAACCCAGCATTTACTTGGGCTGATGGCAAAAATCTGATCTGGGAAGGCTACCTAAATACCATATCAATCCTAGAGGATGAGAGCATCCCAGCACAAGAGAAAGACATGGTCTTACGGCTGGACTTTTACGTCGGTGAACGGGATTTGTTAGGTCTTGGTTTCTCTGACAATGTCATATTCCGCAAACAATACTATATTCAGGTTCTGATTGCCAAGACACCCATAGAACTCTACCTCCATACCGATGAAAAATTTGCTCAGCCAGATTTTACCGTCAATCCCGCTGATAAGATGAAAGAAGTGGATGGTGCCTGGGAATTTCAAGTGCAAGACACTGGATTTGAAGGGACTTTCCAGATCGAAATCGATTCTATTCCTGAAGATGGACATCCAGAACCGTTCCTTTCCGGGATAAGATAA
- a CDS encoding reverse transcriptase family protein — MSDQPRTRQELYDRIRQIGKEEFVLEEMIRYGFWPAEGEMPEDPADEIRRRGELQRELAQLRQESQKLQNEQAVRKRLLKERLAQSRLKRQETKQRREQQRLERAQAWTIRQQQEILYLGEQVSPGLNHTESDRIRLQTYKLPLLSTAQDIAQAMGITLGQLRFLAFNRKTATISHYIRFKIPKKTGGERLISAPKPKLKQAQHWILSNILEKLELDNAAHGFRRDRSIVTNAQPHVGADVIINIDLKNFFPSISYPRVKGLFRSFGYSEAAATVFGLLCTEADIEEVELDSKTYYVATSDRHLPQGSPASPAITNILCRRLDHRLTTLATDLGFTYTRYADDLTFSGSGDSLRFIGKLLKRTSSVVAHEGFTINQQKTRILRKSQQQEVTGIVVNDHLNISRKQLKRFRATLYQIEKDGPDSKHWGNSSNVMAAIQGYANFIAMVNPEKAAPFQAQIQRIKEKWLSNHH; from the coding sequence ATGTCAGACCAACCCCGTACCCGTCAGGAACTCTACGATCGCATCCGCCAAATTGGAAAAGAAGAATTCGTCCTCGAAGAAATGATTCGCTACGGATTTTGGCCAGCAGAAGGTGAGATGCCAGAAGATCCAGCGGATGAAATTCGACGGCGGGGAGAACTCCAGCGAGAACTAGCCCAACTGCGCCAAGAAAGTCAGAAACTACAAAATGAACAAGCAGTCCGTAAGCGGTTGTTAAAAGAACGGTTAGCCCAGTCTAGGCTTAAGCGTCAGGAAACGAAACAAAGACGGGAACAACAACGGCTCGAACGTGCCCAAGCGTGGACTATACGCCAGCAACAGGAAATACTATATCTCGGTGAGCAAGTATCCCCAGGTCTAAACCATACCGAAAGCGATCGCATTCGATTACAAACCTATAAATTACCGCTGCTTAGCACAGCCCAAGACATTGCTCAAGCCATGGGGATTACCCTAGGACAGCTAAGGTTTCTCGCATTTAATCGCAAAACCGCCACCATATCTCACTACATTCGTTTCAAGATTCCCAAAAAAACCGGTGGAGAGCGATTAATTTCCGCACCCAAACCAAAACTAAAACAAGCACAACACTGGATTCTCAGCAACATACTAGAAAAATTAGAACTAGACAATGCAGCTCACGGCTTTCGACGCGATCGCTCCATAGTAACCAACGCCCAGCCTCATGTTGGTGCTGATGTGATTATCAACATTGACCTAAAAAATTTCTTCCCATCCATTTCCTACCCACGAGTCAAAGGACTTTTCCGGTCATTCGGTTATTCAGAAGCAGCAGCAACAGTATTTGGATTACTATGTACAGAAGCGGACATTGAAGAAGTCGAACTAGATAGCAAAACCTACTACGTAGCCACAAGCGATCGCCACCTGCCCCAAGGCTCCCCCGCTTCACCAGCCATTACCAACATATTGTGCCGTCGTTTAGACCACCGACTAACCACCCTAGCCACAGACTTAGGCTTTACTTACACCCGCTATGCCGATGATCTCACCTTCTCCGGCTCCGGTGATAGCCTCCGCTTTATCGGTAAACTCCTAAAACGCACCAGCTCCGTAGTAGCTCACGAAGGGTTTACTATCAATCAACAAAAGACCCGAATCCTAAGGAAATCCCAGCAACAAGAAGTAACAGGAATTGTAGTCAACGACCATCTCAATATTTCCAGAAAACAATTAAAACGCTTCCGTGCTACTCTCTATCAAATCGAAAAAGACGGTCCAGACAGCAAACACTGGGGAAACTCCAGTAATGTAATGGCAGCTATTCAAGGCTATGCCAACTTCATCGCCATGGTCAATCCCGAAAAAGCAGCCCCGTTTCAAGCACAAATCCAACGCATCAAAGAGAAATGGTTATCTAATCACCATTAG
- a CDS encoding XisI protein: protein MDKVEQYRQFVKLILTEHSQIATPTDRDTVKAELIFDREHDHYQLAYVGWQGDKRVFGPVMHFDIIDGKIWIQYNGTEDSVAERLVEMGVPTSDIVLGFHSAFKRQFTRYAVG from the coding sequence ATGGATAAAGTAGAGCAATATCGGCAATTTGTAAAGCTTATTTTAACTGAACACTCCCAAATAGCAACCCCTACTGATAGGGATACGGTCAAAGCCGAGCTAATATTTGATAGGGAACACGACCATTATCAATTGGCTTATGTGGGTTGGCAAGGAGATAAGCGGGTATTTGGTCCTGTGATGCACTTTGATATTATTGATGGCAAAATCTGGATTCAATATAACGGGACTGAAGACTCGGTTGCTGAGAGGTTAGTGGAAATGGGTGTGCCCACTTCTGATATCGTTTTAGGTTTTCATTCCGCTTTTAAGCGCCAATTTACCCGTTATGCAGTTGGTTAA
- a CDS encoding phytanoyl-CoA dioxygenase family protein — MKSYSDFPDNSHLPAANAKTDSIDEPWTGSNEQWWNWYISLADNSQEPINRERLIPRPEQVAQKVPSIEELQKELAEPYPISEDQIKKFQTESYLRIKNILSPGALYLLRQELKQVFVQHDKCDPNRQFSSREMMWLESDIAKEFVLSQRLGQLAAQLLQVSSVRIYHDDFLCKEPGGGRTPWHYDGHHYPIASNNVGTMWIPLQPTPKEMGPLELAKGMDTYKLVKEIPFDKFSQGHDRAIAEMLQARGIIIDSEPFELGEITFQHSLNVHGGGANRTTEQRIAFGISYFENGASVINFPTLISGDWQKFMPGVQPSEPISSPYNPIVYDT; from the coding sequence ATGAAATCTTATAGTGACTTTCCAGACAACTCTCACCTTCCTGCAGCAAATGCTAAAACTGATAGTATAGATGAACCTTGGACTGGAAGCAACGAGCAATGGTGGAATTGGTATATTTCATTGGCTGACAATAGCCAAGAGCCTATCAACCGAGAAAGATTAATTCCCCGACCAGAACAAGTTGCTCAGAAAGTTCCCTCCATTGAGGAACTGCAAAAAGAGCTGGCCGAACCTTATCCTATTTCAGAGGATCAAATTAAAAAATTTCAAACGGAAAGTTATCTCAGAATCAAAAATATCCTCAGCCCCGGAGCGCTATATCTGTTAAGACAGGAATTGAAACAGGTATTCGTTCAGCATGACAAATGTGATCCAAACCGACAATTCAGCAGCAGGGAAATGATGTGGCTCGAAAGTGATATTGCTAAGGAGTTTGTACTGAGTCAACGGTTGGGTCAGTTGGCAGCACAGCTATTACAAGTATCGAGCGTTCGGATCTATCACGATGACTTTTTGTGCAAAGAGCCGGGAGGCGGTCGCACCCCTTGGCATTATGATGGTCATCATTACCCAATTGCTAGCAATAATGTTGGCACTATGTGGATTCCTTTACAGCCAACTCCAAAGGAAATGGGACCACTAGAATTAGCCAAAGGAATGGATACCTATAAGCTAGTTAAGGAAATACCCTTCGATAAATTTTCTCAAGGTCATGATCGCGCTATCGCAGAAATGCTTCAAGCTCGCGGTATTATCATTGATTCCGAACCGTTCGAACTTGGAGAAATCACTTTTCAGCATAGTTTAAATGTCCATGGAGGGGGCGCTAACCGTACTACCGAACAGCGGATAGCCTTTGGGATCAGTTATTTTGAAAATGGAGCTAGTGTTATTAACTTTCCAACGCTTATTTCTGGGGATTGGCAGAAGTTCATGCCTGGTGTCCAGCCTTCGGAACCTATTTCTAGTCCCTATAATCCGATTGTTTACGATACTTGA
- a CDS encoding XisH family protein, with product MAKDVFHQQVKNALIKDGWNITHDPLTIRIGEAVKLQIDLAAEIAIAAERDSEKIAVEIKSFIGDSDISTFHTALGEYLNYCQALEELEPERIVYLAIPYETYQDFFKLSFIQRALRRYQIKLMIYDPKLEEIKQWIK from the coding sequence ATGGCAAAAGACGTTTTCCATCAACAGGTTAAAAATGCTTTGATCAAAGACGGATGGAATATCACTCATGATCCTCTCACGATTCGGATTGGCGAGGCAGTCAAATTACAAATTGATTTAGCGGCAGAAATCGCAATCGCAGCTGAACGAGATTCCGAAAAAATTGCTGTAGAAATTAAAAGCTTTATTGGCGACTCAGATATCAGCACATTTCATACGGCGTTAGGGGAATATCTTAACTATTGTCAGGCTCTTGAAGAACTTGAACCAGAGCGAATTGTTTATTTAGCTATTCCTTATGAAACTTATCAAGATTTTTTTAAGCTTTCTTTCATCCAACGCGCTCTGAGACGTTACCAAATCAAGTTGATGATTTACGATCCGAAATTGGAGGAGATTAAGCAATGGATAAAGTAG
- a CDS encoding translation initiation factor, with amino-acid sequence MASSKSKRNASDSKTSGNRIAYQEFGTSNDAAVERGIQELPPNQQDLRVQASRKGRKGKTVTVISGFQSSPETLTKLLKQLKGQCGSGGTVKDNTIEIQGNHTDKLVQIMIKLGYKAKVSGG; translated from the coding sequence ATGGCTTCATCAAAATCCAAACGCAATGCTTCTGACTCCAAAACCTCTGGCAATCGAATTGCCTACCAGGAATTTGGCACTAGCAATGACGCTGCAGTTGAACGAGGGATTCAGGAACTTCCCCCAAATCAGCAAGATTTGCGGGTACAGGCATCACGGAAAGGACGTAAGGGAAAAACCGTTACAGTAATTAGTGGATTTCAATCATCACCAGAAACCTTAACCAAGTTACTTAAACAGCTCAAAGGCCAATGTGGTAGTGGTGGCACAGTTAAAGATAATACTATTGAAATTCAAGGTAATCATACTGATAAACTAGTGCAAATTATGATTAAACTGGGCTACAAAGCGAAAGTTAGTGGTGGTTAA